One part of the Anaerolineales bacterium genome encodes these proteins:
- a CDS encoding cupredoxin domain-containing protein — protein MPIKLTARFALLALLAAALAACMPEPLRVTMTAHDIMWDVEEIHVRAGQPIELTLQNHGALDHALQIRDLGIDVLLSPGDVEIITFTIKLPGVIEFICSIPGHDEAGMVGYIFVNE, from the coding sequence ATGCCCATTAAGCTCACTGCCCGCTTCGCGCTTTTGGCGCTGCTCGCCGCAGCCCTGGCGGCCTGCATGCCAGAGCCGCTGCGCGTCACCATGACCGCTCATGACATTATGTGGGATGTTGAGGAGATCCATGTGCGGGCTGGCCAGCCCATCGAGCTGACCCTGCAAAATCACGGCGCGCTCGACCATGCCCTGCAGATCCGCGATCTGGGGATCGATGTATTGCTTTCCCCGGGTGATGTGGAGATCATCACGTTTACAATCAAACTGCCGGGCGTCATTGAATTCATTTGCAGCATCCCGGGCCACGACGAAGCCGGCATGGTGGGCTATATCTTCGTCAATGAGTGA
- a CDS encoding LysM peptidoglycan-binding domain-containing protein, which translates to MTTKGPYRLLTRGRGRGGRSNIFAYGLGLLALLLLASGCYTTYSWYSGGGIGGIFPSDTPTPTITPTPSLTPTVTEIPSETPIANTPTASAPFLYTVASGDTISSIADQFGVEYIIIMILNGLNNSSVLLVGQELVIPNPDMPFPEPTPLPENLRFGDEIQYLVLPGDSLAAIAERFLSTVDDIMRENGLDNPNNIFVGQLLTVRVRLITATPGPSPTPVGTSGPIPTVTPSPSATP; encoded by the coding sequence ATGACCACTAAAGGACCTTACAGGCTACTCACTCGTGGAAGGGGGCGCGGCGGGCGCAGCAACATCTTTGCCTATGGCTTAGGTCTATTGGCTTTATTGCTGCTGGCCAGCGGTTGCTATACCACCTACAGCTGGTACTCGGGCGGCGGCATTGGCGGCATCTTCCCCAGCGACACGCCCACCCCCACCATCACGCCGACCCCCAGCCTGACCCCTACCGTTACCGAGATCCCCTCCGAAACGCCGATTGCGAACACCCCCACGGCTTCGGCGCCCTTCCTCTACACAGTAGCTTCAGGCGACACCATTTCCAGCATCGCCGATCAGTTTGGCGTTGAGTACATCATCATCATGATCCTGAACGGGCTGAACAACAGCAGCGTGTTGCTGGTTGGGCAGGAGCTCGTCATTCCCAATCCGGATATGCCCTTCCCCGAGCCGACGCCCCTGCCAGAGAACCTGCGTTTTGGCGACGAGATCCAGTATCTCGTGCTGCCTGGCGATTCCCTGGCCGCCATCGCCGAGCGCTTCCTCAGCACGGTGGATGACATTATGCGTGAGAACGGGCTGGACAATCCCAACAATATCTTTGTCGGCCAGTTGCTCACCGTGCGCGTGCGTCTTATCACGGCCACGCCCGGCCCCTCGCCCACACCCGTGGGCACCAGCGGCCCCATCCCCACTGTAACCCCCTCGCCTTCGGCTACGCCGTAG
- a CDS encoding ABC transporter ATP-binding protein, with the protein MSDPTALLQIKGLSKSYQEAGQRRSILRQVDLQIQPGEFVALLGSSGSGKSTFLNLISGIDLADEGEIWLQGQNLVAMNEGERTLFRRNHIGFVFQFFNLLPTLTVLENVTLPAELRGTPLKQAQQRAGELLTQVGLAGREGAFPDRLSGGEQQRVAIARALSHDPLLVLADEPTGNLDEDTGAQIMTLLEKLTRQAGKNLIMATHNLDNARLADRILRMHDGKLVSEPARP; encoded by the coding sequence ATGAGCGACCCAACCGCCCTACTCCAGATCAAAGGCCTTTCCAAAAGTTATCAGGAAGCCGGCCAGCGCCGCTCAATCCTGCGTCAGGTTGATCTCCAAATTCAGCCTGGAGAGTTCGTAGCGCTGCTCGGCTCTTCGGGCAGCGGCAAGAGTACTTTTCTCAACCTCATCAGCGGAATCGACCTGGCAGACGAGGGCGAGATCTGGCTGCAGGGCCAGAACCTGGTCGCCATGAACGAGGGCGAACGTACGCTGTTCCGCCGCAACCACATTGGCTTCGTGTTCCAGTTCTTCAACCTGTTACCCACTCTGACCGTGCTCGAGAACGTGACCCTGCCCGCCGAACTGCGCGGTACCCCTCTCAAACAAGCCCAGCAGCGTGCCGGCGAACTGCTGACCCAGGTCGGCTTGGCGGGGCGCGAGGGCGCCTTCCCTGACCGGCTCTCCGGCGGGGAGCAGCAGCGCGTCGCCATCGCTCGCGCCCTCTCGCACGACCCGCTGCTCGTGCTGGCCGACGAGCCCACCGGCAATCTGGACGAGGACACCGGTGCGCAGATCATGACCCTGCTGGAGAAGCTCACCCGCCAGGCCGGCAAGAATCTGATCATGGCCACGCACAATCTTGACAATGCCCGCCTGGCCGACCGCATCCTGCGCATGCACGACGGCAAGCTGGTCAGCGAGCCGGCCCGCCCATGA
- a CDS encoding exopolysaccharide biosynthesis protein: MTTEAAPIKEPVTNESLVEKLEGIIKTIPPGHVTLAKIMDIIGNDSLMLITIFLSLVFLIPVSIPGVSTIFGSAIMLIGVSLLFSNTVYLPKRIKERPIASEKLVKGMNGALTWLRRLEKVSKPGRIPWLATRAGLLNKLAYILAAGLLMLPFGFVPFSNTLPAIALIFFAIGAIQKDGLSILFGHLMNVATIIYFGILVAGGGWTIVELLRLMQGG, from the coding sequence ATGACAACCGAAGCTGCTCCGATCAAAGAACCTGTCACCAACGAATCCCTTGTGGAGAAGCTGGAAGGCATCATCAAGACCATTCCCCCTGGCCATGTAACCTTGGCCAAGATCATGGACATTATTGGCAACGATAGTTTGATGCTTATCACAATCTTTTTATCATTGGTATTCCTTATTCCCGTATCCATCCCCGGGGTCAGCACGATCTTTGGCAGCGCCATCATGCTGATCGGCGTCTCGTTGCTGTTCAGCAACACCGTGTATCTGCCCAAGCGCATCAAGGAGCGTCCCATCGCCAGCGAGAAACTGGTCAAGGGCATGAATGGCGCGCTGACCTGGCTGCGCCGCCTGGAGAAGGTCAGCAAGCCCGGCCGCATTCCCTGGCTCGCCACCCGCGCTGGTTTGCTAAATAAGCTGGCCTACATTCTGGCGGCCGGCCTGCTGATGCTGCCGTTCGGCTTTGTGCCCTTCAGCAATACCCTGCCTGCGATCGCGTTGATCTTCTTCGCCATTGGCGCAATTCAGAAAGATGGGCTGAGTATTTTGTTTGGCCACCTGATGAATGTTGCCACCATCATTTATTTCGGCATCCTAGTGGCAGGCGGTGGTTGGACGATCGTTGAGCTGTTGCGCCTGATGCAGGGCGGGTAG
- a CDS encoding ribonuclease J, whose amino-acid sequence MSKKAQKLRILPLGGLGEIGKNMTVFEYGDEILVVDTGIMFPESDMLGIDYIIPDFKYLLDKRDKVKGIVITHGHEDHTGAIHHVVEQINAPIYATPLTKGLLEVKLARGGQSGKAKVTEIKAGDTVQIGVFKVEFCHVCHSIPDCVALGITTPAGLVVHTGDYKLDHTPVDNWPTDYAKLAEFAGRGVLAMLGDSTNADRAGWTPSERVIEPAFDKVFRAAQGRILVATFASLISRIQLVGEAALRHGRKMAFVGTSMRENAKMAKQLGYLNLPDELLVSIDEALRLPPHEVVLMCTGSQGEPSSIVGRLASGTNRQFDLLPTDTVVLSSHPIPGNEESVSRTINKLFQRGAHVVYDPVEAVHVSGHASQEEMKFMLNLIKPKYLIPVHGELRHLHQHAAIAQSLGYAKDNVAIVENGQVIEFSAGRMFMGERIPGGHVFVDGSSVGDIGPAVMRERDALAREGFVLVNLSINPQTRKLLREPEIITRGFVYQRESDDLLAGTRRQIEKTLTEANGDLQRQLEVKLRDHFFDVTKRKPMIFVLINSR is encoded by the coding sequence ATGAGTAAGAAAGCACAAAAATTGCGCATCCTCCCGCTGGGGGGCTTGGGAGAGATCGGCAAAAACATGACCGTCTTCGAATACGGAGATGAAATTTTGGTCGTGGATACCGGCATCATGTTCCCGGAAAGCGACATGCTGGGGATCGATTACATCATCCCTGATTTCAAGTACCTGCTGGACAAGCGGGACAAGGTCAAGGGCATCGTCATCACCCACGGCCATGAAGACCATACCGGCGCCATCCACCATGTGGTTGAGCAGATCAACGCGCCCATCTACGCCACCCCGCTCACCAAAGGCCTGCTTGAGGTCAAGCTGGCCCGTGGCGGGCAGTCTGGCAAAGCCAAGGTGACCGAGATCAAAGCCGGCGATACGGTGCAGATCGGCGTGTTCAAGGTGGAGTTCTGCCATGTGTGCCACTCCATCCCTGATTGTGTCGCCCTCGGCATCACCACGCCAGCCGGCCTGGTTGTGCATACCGGCGACTACAAGCTAGACCACACCCCGGTGGATAACTGGCCGACCGACTATGCCAAGCTGGCCGAATTTGCCGGTCGCGGCGTGCTGGCCATGCTGGGCGACTCCACCAACGCAGACCGCGCCGGCTGGACGCCGTCCGAGCGCGTCATCGAGCCCGCTTTTGATAAAGTGTTCCGTGCCGCCCAGGGTCGTATCCTGGTGGCCACGTTCGCTTCGTTGATCTCGCGCATTCAGCTGGTCGGCGAGGCCGCCTTGCGCCACGGGCGCAAGATGGCCTTCGTAGGTACCAGCATGCGTGAGAACGCCAAGATGGCCAAGCAACTCGGCTACTTGAACCTGCCGGATGAGCTGCTTGTGTCCATTGACGAGGCCCTGCGCCTGCCCCCACACGAGGTGGTGCTGATGTGCACCGGCTCGCAGGGTGAGCCCTCGAGTATTGTGGGCCGTCTGGCCTCTGGCACCAACCGCCAGTTCGACCTGCTGCCCACCGATACGGTGGTGCTGTCCTCGCACCCCATCCCGGGCAACGAGGAAAGCGTCTCGCGCACGATCAACAAGCTGTTCCAGCGCGGTGCACACGTAGTCTATGACCCTGTGGAGGCCGTGCACGTCTCCGGCCACGCCAGCCAGGAGGAGATGAAGTTCATGTTGAACCTCATCAAGCCCAAGTACTTGATCCCCGTGCACGGCGAGCTGCGCCACCTGCATCAACACGCCGCCATCGCCCAGAGCTTGGGCTATGCCAAGGACAACGTGGCCATTGTTGAGAACGGCCAGGTCATCGAGTTCAGCGCCGGCCGCATGTTCATGGGCGAGCGCATCCCCGGCGGGCACGTTTTCGTGGATGGCTCGAGTGTGGGCGACATTGGCCCGGCGGTCATGCGTGAGCGTGACGCCCTGGCCCGCGAAGGCTTTGTGCTGGTCAACCTGAGCATCAACCCGCAGACGCGCAAGCTGCTGCGCGAGCCGGAGATTATCACGCGTGGTTTTGTGTACCAGCGCGAGTCGGACGATCTGCTGGCGGGGACCCGCCGCCAGATCGAGAAGACCCTGACCGAGGCCAACGGTGACCTGCAGCGCCAGCTGGAGGTCAAGCTGCGCGATCACTTCTTTGATGTGACCAAGCGCAAGCCCATGATCTTCGTACTGATCAATTCCCGCTAA
- a CDS encoding response regulator transcription factor, translating to MNTHLNSEKKIRVAVLEDHPVVVDGYTYRLSAYPNIELVASARNGEELDQLLAKHEVDVLILDVVAPASQGTLAPYPLFSVIPRLRRDHTAMAILVISGHKLPTLIRSIMEAGASGYIIKSDVAASERLGEIVLSVAAGGTYLSKQSVAALAQTDSRADIEMLTDRQREVLSLCAANPDMSTDQLATQLKIRSSTVRNLLSNSYKRLRVNNMTAAVLKARELGLITPMDDLYPG from the coding sequence ATGAACACTCACTTGAACTCAGAAAAGAAGATTCGTGTTGCTGTTTTGGAAGACCACCCAGTGGTGGTGGACGGTTACACCTATCGCTTGTCGGCTTACCCCAACATTGAGTTGGTCGCCTCTGCACGTAATGGTGAGGAATTGGATCAGCTGCTGGCAAAGCACGAGGTGGATGTGCTGATATTGGACGTGGTGGCGCCAGCCAGTCAAGGCACGCTTGCACCTTACCCTCTGTTCAGTGTGATCCCTCGCTTGCGTAGGGATCACACTGCCATGGCTATTCTGGTGATCTCCGGGCACAAGCTGCCCACGTTGATCCGCTCCATCATGGAAGCTGGCGCCAGTGGATATATCATCAAGTCCGATGTGGCCGCTTCTGAGCGGCTGGGTGAGATCGTCCTGTCCGTGGCAGCCGGCGGCACCTATTTGTCCAAACAATCCGTGGCGGCTTTGGCTCAAACAGATAGCAGAGCGGATATAGAGATGCTCACGGATCGCCAGCGCGAAGTGCTATCGCTGTGCGCGGCCAACCCGGATATGTCCACCGACCAGCTCGCAACCCAACTCAAGATCCGCTCATCCACGGTGCGCAACCTGCTCTCGAACTCCTACAAGCGCTTGCGCGTCAACAACATGACCGCAGCAGTGCTGAAAGCGCGCGAGCTTGGGCTCATCACGCCGATGGACGATCTGTACCCGGGTTGA
- a CDS encoding PadR family transcriptional regulator, translating into MAIPVPDETILGILAAEPQHGYQLLALFQSKADLGRVWTLSTSQLYAVLKRLEGGGLIRGKTLQSGDAPPRRHYSITASGRRRLEGWLQASELSASVRQVRVQFMSRLYVARRLGWPTQPLIDAQRAVCERQRSQLLAASTSSDGMEDLVLDFVLGQLGAVLAWLDRCEERVAEVRT; encoded by the coding sequence ATGGCCATTCCCGTTCCGGACGAAACGATCCTGGGCATTCTGGCGGCTGAGCCGCAGCACGGCTATCAACTGCTGGCTCTGTTCCAGTCCAAGGCTGACCTGGGGCGGGTGTGGACCCTGAGCACCAGCCAACTCTACGCCGTGCTCAAGCGCCTCGAGGGCGGAGGCCTGATCCGCGGCAAGACCCTGCAAAGCGGCGATGCCCCGCCGCGCCGTCATTACAGCATCACCGCCTCCGGCCGCCGCCGGCTGGAAGGCTGGCTGCAGGCGTCCGAGCTCTCCGCCAGTGTGCGCCAGGTGCGCGTGCAGTTCATGAGCCGCCTGTATGTGGCGCGCCGCCTGGGTTGGCCAACTCAGCCTCTGATCGATGCACAGCGTGCAGTGTGTGAAAGGCAGCGCAGCCAGCTGCTGGCTGCTAGCACCAGTTCAGACGGTATGGAGGATCTGGTGCTGGATTTTGTGCTCGGTCAGTTGGGTGCTGTGCTGGCCTGGTTGGATCGCTGCGAAGAACGCGTGGCTGAAGTACGCACCTAA
- the modA gene encoding molybdate ABC transporter substrate-binding protein, which translates to MAASSLTDAFKEIAEAFEAANPGVDVLLNYASSSSLAMQLIEGAPADVFAAANFTQMTVASDAGRIEGDPIAFLSNRLTIIVPADNPAGLETYTDLANPGIALVLAAPDVPVREYSDQSIALMGDAAFGAAIYANLVSEEPNVRQVATKVSLGEADAGIVYTSDVTPDIAGSVLQIPIPDELNVVASYPIAVVERAPAGSVAQDFVDFVLGAEGQAILAKWGFGPKP; encoded by the coding sequence ATGGCGGCTTCCTCATTGACAGATGCGTTCAAAGAGATCGCCGAAGCCTTTGAAGCGGCCAACCCTGGCGTGGATGTGCTGCTCAACTACGCCAGCTCGTCCTCGCTGGCTATGCAATTGATTGAAGGCGCCCCGGCGGATGTGTTCGCCGCGGCCAACTTCACGCAGATGACCGTGGCTTCGGACGCTGGCCGCATTGAGGGCGATCCGATCGCCTTTCTCTCCAATCGCCTGACCATCATCGTGCCGGCGGATAACCCGGCTGGTCTTGAGACCTACACCGACCTTGCCAACCCTGGCATTGCGCTGGTGCTGGCTGCACCGGACGTGCCCGTGCGTGAATACAGCGACCAGAGCATCGCATTAATGGGTGATGCGGCCTTTGGCGCGGCCATCTACGCCAACCTGGTGTCTGAGGAGCCGAATGTGCGCCAGGTGGCTACCAAGGTTTCGCTGGGGGAGGCGGATGCGGGCATCGTGTACACCTCTGATGTTACGCCGGATATTGCCGGGAGCGTGCTGCAGATCCCCATTCCGGATGAGCTCAACGTGGTCGCCAGCTATCCAATCGCCGTCGTGGAGAGAGCGCCGGCGGGCAGCGTGGCGCAAGATTTTGTGGACTTTGTGTTGGGTGCCGAAGGCCAGGCGATTCTGGCGAAGTGGGGCTTTGGGCCAAAGCCGTAA
- the gap gene encoding type I glyceraldehyde-3-phosphate dehydrogenase, whose translation MARVAINGLGRIGRAALRLALEDDNLEVVAVNDIASPENIAYLIKYDTVYGRFGEDVRAEGTTLHVDKHSFQFLSEKDPAALPWKDLGVDIVIESTGRFTEKADAAKHIEAGAKYVIISAPTKSADVPTVVFGVNTSDEDANIISCASCTTNSLTPVVEVIGRRLGIQKAIMTTVHGYTAGQGLVDGPGGKGGDFRRGRAAAANIVPATTGAAKATTLALPQYKGKFDGVALRVPVPVGSVSDIVMLTEKNTSAEEINQILTEESEGRYKGIIRVTNDEIVSSDIVGDPHACIIDMEMTKVVDGNLVKIFAWYDNEWGYTNQMIRKAREIAGTLK comes from the coding sequence ATGGCACGTGTAGCTATTAATGGTCTGGGGCGTATTGGGCGCGCGGCGTTGCGCCTGGCCCTGGAGGATGACAATCTGGAAGTGGTGGCGGTCAACGATATTGCCTCGCCTGAGAACATTGCTTACCTGATCAAGTACGACACGGTGTATGGCCGCTTTGGCGAAGATGTGCGCGCCGAGGGCACAACCCTGCACGTAGACAAGCACAGCTTCCAATTCCTCAGCGAGAAAGACCCGGCCGCCCTGCCCTGGAAGGATCTGGGCGTGGACATTGTGATCGAGAGCACCGGCCGTTTCACTGAGAAGGCCGACGCCGCCAAGCACATTGAGGCCGGCGCCAAGTACGTCATCATCTCCGCCCCCACGAAGAGCGCCGATGTGCCCACGGTGGTGTTTGGCGTCAACACCTCTGACGAGGACGCCAACATCATCTCCTGCGCAAGCTGCACCACCAACTCGCTGACCCCGGTGGTTGAAGTCATCGGCCGCCGCCTGGGCATCCAGAAAGCGATCATGACCACGGTGCACGGCTATACCGCCGGCCAGGGCCTGGTGGACGGCCCCGGCGGCAAAGGCGGCGATTTCCGCCGCGGCCGGGCCGCCGCCGCCAACATCGTGCCCGCCACCACCGGCGCGGCCAAGGCCACCACGCTGGCTCTGCCCCAGTACAAGGGCAAGTTTGACGGCGTGGCGCTGCGCGTGCCGGTGCCAGTCGGCTCCGTTTCCGACATCGTGATGCTGACCGAGAAGAACACCAGCGCTGAGGAGATCAACCAGATCCTCACCGAAGAATCCGAGGGCCGCTACAAGGGCATCATCCGCGTGACCAACGACGAGATCGTGTCTTCTGACATCGTTGGCGACCCGCACGCCTGCATCATTGACATGGAAATGACCAAAGTGGTCGACGGCAACCTGGTGAAGATCTTCGCCTGGTACGACAACGAGTGGGGCTACACGAATCAGATGATCCGCAAAGCCCGCGAGATCGCTGGCACGCTGAAGTAA
- a CDS encoding FtsX-like permease family protein yields MSTRSRRLLAPSLLNVAWRYLLTHPLQSLLMLIGIAMGVGVAVSVDIANASAAQAFELSTEAVAGKATHYISAGPLGLDEQVYVDLRTAGLGIPMAPVLSQLVTSPQLGNTPLQLMGIDPFAEQPFRSYIAGEDGEDSPSAAMGAFYAIPGAVLLPTPMAEQYGLSEGDPLELNINGMALPAVVAGLLQPRDNLSAQALQGLLLADLATVQEFSGRLGSLERIDLIIPSENRDAIIADLEARLPQGAVVLQSDSRNQSVEQMTAAFRTNITALSLLGLVVGVFLIYNTVTFSVVQRRQSFGTLRALGVSSREIFVLVLGEALLVGVIGSLLGLALGILLGHGSVALVSQTINDVFYTMTVREVSLPAQSLLKGALLGLLATLVAAIVPAWEAAKSPPRRTLSRSQLESVSRRMLAQAAIAGALLATASALALARLDLQLIPSFGAMFGVVIGAALVAPFIMQVSMPLLARVLAPLIGPLGRLAPREVSASASRTSPAMAALMVAVAVTIGGSLMVSSFRASVVDWMEVILRNDVYGSVAGANLSEPQEAIDPEVLRRLESWPGIEATYYLRNVMVDSPYGPLMIAANNNPNDGDEQVYFAAEGSGQQVWQAVKNGAVMISEPLANRLELGVGDSITLYTPEGQRDFHISAIFSDYTSSRGNITMWLENYRQIWGDESVTAFSAVVTPGTDADSMVAELQNQLSQQQLLHIRSNSTLRAESLSVFDRTFLISSALHLITTNVAFVGVLSAMLSLQLEKQRQMGILKAIGLTIRQIWSLTLLETSLIGALAGLLALPMGLVIAQVLLTLINRRSFGWTLQLHFESAPFIEALLVAIAAALLAGLYPAWRASRRSAADAMRFD; encoded by the coding sequence ATGAGCACCCGCAGCCGCAGGCTGCTTGCGCCCAGCCTGCTCAATGTCGCCTGGCGCTACCTGCTCACCCACCCGCTGCAAAGCCTGCTCATGCTCATTGGCATCGCCATGGGCGTGGGCGTCGCCGTCAGCGTGGATATTGCCAACGCCAGCGCGGCGCAAGCCTTCGAGCTGAGTACTGAAGCTGTGGCTGGCAAAGCCACCCATTACATCTCCGCCGGGCCGCTGGGCCTGGATGAGCAGGTCTATGTAGACTTGCGCACCGCCGGACTGGGGATTCCCATGGCTCCGGTGCTCAGCCAGCTGGTTACCTCTCCTCAGCTTGGCAATACCCCGTTGCAACTCATGGGCATTGACCCTTTCGCCGAGCAACCCTTCCGCAGCTACATCGCCGGCGAAGATGGCGAGGACAGCCCCAGCGCCGCCATGGGCGCCTTCTACGCCATCCCCGGCGCGGTGCTGCTCCCCACGCCAATGGCAGAGCAGTACGGCCTCAGCGAAGGTGACCCGCTTGAGCTCAACATCAACGGCATGGCGTTGCCCGCAGTTGTGGCGGGGCTGCTGCAGCCGCGCGACAACCTGAGCGCCCAGGCCTTGCAAGGCTTGCTGCTGGCCGACCTTGCCACTGTGCAAGAGTTCAGCGGCCGCCTGGGCAGCCTTGAGCGCATCGACCTCATCATCCCCAGCGAGAACCGCGACGCCATCATTGCCGACCTGGAGGCGCGTTTGCCACAAGGCGCGGTCGTGCTGCAATCAGACAGCCGCAACCAATCCGTCGAGCAGATGACGGCCGCCTTCCGCACCAATATCACCGCTCTCAGTCTGCTGGGTTTGGTGGTGGGCGTATTCCTGATTTACAACACGGTCACATTCTCGGTCGTGCAGCGCCGTCAATCCTTCGGCACACTGCGCGCCCTGGGCGTCAGCAGCCGCGAGATCTTTGTGCTGGTACTGGGCGAAGCGCTGCTGGTGGGCGTCATCGGCTCGCTGCTCGGTCTGGCGCTCGGCATCCTGCTAGGCCACGGCTCGGTGGCCCTGGTTTCGCAAACCATCAATGATGTTTTCTACACCATGACCGTGCGCGAGGTCAGTCTGCCCGCCCAGAGCCTGCTCAAAGGCGCACTGTTGGGCCTGCTAGCCACCCTTGTGGCCGCTATCGTGCCCGCCTGGGAGGCGGCCAAGTCGCCGCCACGTCGCACCCTGTCTCGCTCACAACTCGAGAGCGTTTCACGCCGCATGCTGGCCCAGGCCGCCATCGCCGGAGCGCTGCTGGCAACCGCCTCGGCGCTGGCGCTGGCTCGGCTGGATCTACAGCTCATTCCCAGCTTTGGAGCCATGTTCGGCGTGGTCATCGGCGCAGCGCTGGTGGCCCCGTTCATCATGCAGGTCAGCATGCCGCTGCTGGCGCGTGTGCTGGCTCCGCTCATTGGCCCGTTGGGGCGCCTGGCCCCGCGTGAGGTCTCGGCCTCGGCCAGCCGTACTTCGCCAGCCATGGCTGCGTTGATGGTGGCGGTGGCCGTCACCATCGGCGGCAGCCTGATGGTGAGCAGCTTCCGCGCCAGTGTGGTGGATTGGATGGAAGTCATCCTGCGCAACGATGTCTACGGCTCGGTGGCCGGCGCCAACCTCTCCGAGCCGCAGGAGGCGATTGACCCTGAGGTGCTGCGCCGCCTGGAGAGCTGGCCTGGCATCGAGGCGACGTATTACCTACGCAACGTCATGGTGGATTCGCCCTATGGCCCGCTGATGATCGCCGCCAATAACAATCCAAACGATGGCGATGAGCAGGTCTACTTCGCCGCTGAGGGCAGCGGGCAACAAGTCTGGCAGGCCGTAAAAAATGGCGCAGTCATGATCTCAGAGCCGCTGGCCAACCGCCTGGAGCTGGGCGTGGGTGACAGCATTACGTTGTATACGCCTGAAGGCCAGCGCGATTTCCATATATCCGCCATCTTTAGCGACTACACCTCCAGCCGCGGCAACATCACCATGTGGCTGGAAAACTATCGACAGATTTGGGGCGACGAGAGCGTGACAGCGTTCTCCGCGGTTGTAACGCCTGGCACGGACGCAGACTCGATGGTGGCCGAGTTGCAGAACCAGCTTAGCCAGCAACAGCTACTGCACATCCGCTCCAACAGCACGCTGCGCGCCGAAAGTCTTAGCGTGTTCGACCGCACCTTCCTCATCAGCAGCGCTCTGCACCTCATCACTACGAACGTGGCCTTCGTAGGCGTGCTCTCCGCCATGCTGTCGCTCCAGCTTGAAAAGCAGCGCCAGATGGGCATACTCAAAGCCATTGGGCTCACAATCCGCCAGATCTGGTCACTGACCCTGCTGGAAACCAGCCTCATCGGCGCGCTGGCGGGGTTGTTGGCGCTGCCCATGGGCCTGGTCATCGCTCAGGTGCTGCTTACGCTAATCAATCGCCGCTCCTTTGGCTGGACGCTGCAACTGCACTTTGAAAGCGCGCCATTCATTGAAGCCCTGCTGGTGGCGATTGCCGCCGCCCTGTTGGCCGGGCTATACCCCGCCTGGCGCGCCAGCCGCCGCAGCGCCGCCGACGCCATGAGGTTCGACTGA